A single region of the Fenollaria sporofastidiosus genome encodes:
- a CDS encoding S-layer homology domain-containing protein — protein sequence MSKKLLALLLAMIMVIGSFTSVLADTTPKADEKKAEEVKTDKKDEAKPEEKKDEAKPEEKTEEKKEEKKEEPAKDEALDRAMEVLKKAKVIEGFKAGEEDFKAEQNITRAQFAAMIVRANNLAKAAEAAKVTPTGFTDVPVTHWANGYIAIAKNQMYVNGYPSGKFMPEGQITYQEMAKMLVCALGKGEVGDIWPTSYIVKAQSLGLLNGVTAPVFTEKATRGDVFKMLYNMMNSKEFGNRKILKAIVLENSRVENLADDEVTVEVIDVVQKAEWVEKSRSNDKKGDQHTYKLDKDLMLDAEDLLGKVVDITVDQNDKIVEVKVDKTYDYVEGSIDGVGPRKFVLDDNTYSAAFDERYYSRDERIFRTYLNNEDYTYADFAKKFKENKYDFARATVKNGKVIFIDAYNFNDIAPVVEVKDGAVYYRDDAWAANVVKASKLNDRVVFHDAKGFSVAERKAIAKDDVIHFYNDYKDAIVRKDAKVEAKLDKTLLKRDGSEWIVLGKDEYILNSDEPLQAIYSYEGKKYLVLKDGDRSLVDGMRGENVKVLVALDGSAQLIEGTKAWNDGINAITRITSRGEVKFLPSTGEEFWAEETRNTRYVVDKTSNNNRLLDFNENDIVYLARGEKEEISYMGRLIKAGAYPLHPYAKMNGRFIMLDTNKTTQRTYRYFSNLHAYALDKDGNLHQVGDLNKFIADNSDNKDLKAYVMSEKDLKDTLEDKNTFDLNTYKFLSDDENLASIVIFKDAVITFDADYDYVEVIKTWNNKTAIDVMDSHNNVFTLELVNDVDAKYNFGNGDIVKIKVNKDSKDVKKGCVVGVEIPVGAKKYSIEEGKYPQTYKIGEDTYKWDAKQVVFYPNASKTVQFTKDKYGFIKVMRFVRDGGTVYTNILDQAAVTASGNYVIVLKNSKGEFVANYYVNDDTRFEDETGRPLGFGHWAVASFNALYGEGTVKVITDGRYASLVKGLKKKAAFDEDMLKAELNEKVRDTVVALGNIEFDSSKNTDTAKLDAFAAEVKKALEKVFNKTGESVVAASATGSPASVKVTVTTTGKTITLVSTIDAKEITTKITGTIPAIPAMPGTPGAPAVTASTEAKNAYKANTTVDEDKAAKKAVELMEYALNNASDPIVVGADPNPGPAYALAEVEGFIKAAMSKADVKNFDLSKVTLVAAADSTHPVASLTHVADDKYTLVFYYTLSSGLQQSNSVNIRLVK from the coding sequence ATGAGTAAAAAATTACTTGCACTATTACTAGCTATGATTATGGTAATAGGCTCATTTACTTCAGTTCTTGCTGATACTACTCCTAAAGCTGACGAAAAGAAAGCTGAAGAAGTAAAGACAGACAAGAAAGACGAAGCTAAGCCTGAAGAAAAGAAAGACGAAGCTAAGCCTGAAGAAAAGACTGAAGAAAAGAAAGAAGAAAAGAAGGAAGAACCTGCTAAGGACGAAGCTTTAGACAGAGCTATGGAAGTTCTTAAAAAAGCTAAAGTTATCGAAGGTTTCAAAGCCGGCGAAGAAGACTTCAAGGCTGAACAAAACATCACTAGAGCACAATTTGCTGCTATGATCGTTAGAGCAAACAACCTTGCAAAAGCTGCTGAAGCTGCAAAGGTAACTCCTACAGGATTCACTGACGTTCCAGTAACTCACTGGGCAAACGGCTATATCGCTATAGCTAAAAATCAAATGTACGTTAACGGTTATCCAAGTGGCAAGTTCATGCCAGAAGGACAAATCACTTACCAAGAAATGGCAAAGATGTTAGTTTGCGCTCTTGGCAAGGGAGAAGTTGGAGACATTTGGCCAACAAGCTACATCGTTAAAGCTCAATCATTAGGATTATTAAACGGCGTTACAGCTCCAGTATTCACTGAAAAGGCTACTAGAGGCGACGTATTCAAGATGCTTTACAACATGATGAACAGCAAAGAATTCGGAAACAGAAAGATTCTTAAAGCTATCGTTCTAGAAAACTCTAGAGTTGAAAACCTAGCTGATGACGAAGTAACTGTTGAAGTTATCGACGTTGTTCAAAAAGCTGAATGGGTAGAAAAAAGCAGATCAAATGATAAGAAGGGTGACCAACACACTTACAAACTTGACAAAGACCTTATGTTAGATGCTGAAGACTTACTTGGTAAAGTAGTTGACATCACAGTTGACCAAAACGACAAGATCGTTGAAGTAAAAGTTGATAAAACTTATGACTACGTAGAAGGTTCTATTGATGGTGTAGGTCCTAGAAAATTCGTTTTAGATGATAACACTTACAGCGCTGCATTTGATGAAAGATATTATTCAAGAGACGAAAGAATCTTCAGAACATATCTAAACAATGAAGACTACACATATGCAGACTTCGCTAAAAAGTTTAAAGAAAACAAATACGATTTTGCTAGAGCAACAGTTAAGAACGGTAAGGTTATCTTCATCGATGCTTACAATTTCAACGACATCGCTCCAGTAGTAGAAGTTAAAGACGGCGCAGTTTACTATCGTGACGATGCATGGGCTGCAAATGTTGTTAAAGCTTCAAAACTTAACGACAGAGTTGTTTTCCATGACGCTAAGGGATTCTCAGTAGCTGAAAGAAAAGCTATCGCAAAGGATGACGTTATCCACTTCTACAACGATTATAAAGATGCTATCGTTAGAAAAGACGCTAAGGTTGAAGCAAAATTAGACAAAACTCTTTTAAAAAGAGATGGCAGCGAATGGATTGTATTAGGTAAGGATGAATATATTCTAAATTCAGATGAACCACTACAAGCTATTTATAGCTATGAAGGTAAAAAATATTTAGTTCTTAAAGATGGCGACAGATCACTAGTTGATGGTATGCGTGGAGAAAACGTTAAAGTATTAGTTGCTTTAGACGGTTCAGCACAACTTATCGAAGGAACTAAAGCTTGGAACGACGGTATTAACGCTATAACAAGAATCACTTCAAGAGGAGAAGTTAAGTTCTTACCTTCAACAGGAGAAGAATTCTGGGCAGAAGAAACAAGAAATACAAGATATGTTGTTGATAAAACATCAAATAATAATAGATTACTTGATTTCAATGAAAATGATATAGTTTACCTAGCTAGAGGAGAAAAAGAAGAAATCTCTTATATGGGAAGACTTATCAAAGCTGGCGCATATCCACTTCATCCATATGCAAAGATGAACGGCAGATTCATAATGCTTGATACAAATAAGACAACTCAAAGAACTTACAGATATTTCTCTAATCTACATGCATATGCATTAGATAAAGATGGAAACTTACACCAAGTTGGAGATCTTAACAAGTTTATTGCTGACAACAGCGATAATAAAGATTTAAAAGCTTATGTAATGTCTGAAAAAGATCTTAAGGATACACTAGAAGACAAAAATACATTTGATCTTAACACTTATAAGTTCTTAAGCGATGATGAAAATCTTGCTAGCATTGTAATATTTAAGGATGCTGTAATAACATTTGACGCTGATTATGATTATGTTGAAGTTATAAAGACTTGGAACAACAAGACAGCTATAGATGTTATGGACTCTCACAACAATGTATTTACACTAGAATTAGTTAACGATGTTGACGCTAAATACAATTTTGGCAATGGAGACATAGTTAAAATTAAAGTTAATAAAGATTCTAAGGATGTTAAAAAAGGTTGTGTAGTTGGAGTTGAAATTCCAGTAGGCGCTAAGAAGTATTCAATTGAAGAAGGTAAATATCCACAAACATACAAGATTGGCGAAGACACTTACAAGTGGGATGCTAAACAAGTTGTATTCTATCCAAATGCATCAAAGACTGTTCAATTTACTAAAGATAAATATGGATTTATCAAGGTAATGAGATTTGTTAGAGACGGTGGTACAGTTTACACTAACATTCTTGATCAAGCTGCAGTAACAGCTTCAGGAAACTATGTAATTGTATTGAAAAACTCTAAGGGTGAGTTCGTTGCTAACTATTATGTAAACGATGATACAAGATTTGAAGATGAAACAGGCAGACCATTAGGATTTGGACACTGGGCTGTAGCTAGTTTCAATGCTTTGTACGGCGAAGGAACTGTTAAAGTTATAACTGATGGTAGATACGCTTCATTAGTAAAAGGATTAAAGAAGAAAGCTGCATTTGATGAAGACATGTTAAAGGCTGAATTAAACGAAAAAGTTAGAGATACAGTTGTAGCTCTTGGCAATATTGAGTTTGATTCATCTAAGAACACTGATACAGCAAAACTTGATGCATTTGCTGCAGAAGTTAAAAAAGCTTTAGAAAAAGTATTCAATAAGACTGGAGAGTCTGTTGTTGCAGCCTCAGCTACAGGTTCACCAGCATCTGTTAAAGTTACTGTAACTACAACTGGCAAAACTATTACTTTAGTTTCAACAATAGATGCTAAAGAGATTACAACAAAAATAACAGGTACAATACCTGCTATACCTGCTATGCCTGGTACACCTGGTGCACCAGCTGTTACAGCAAGTACAGAAGCTAAGAATGCTTACAAAGCTAACACAACAGTTGATGAAGATAAAGCTGCTAAAAAAGCTGTAGAACTAATGGAATATGCATTAAATAATGCTAGTGATCCAATAGTTGTAGGTGCAGATCCTAATCCAGGTCCTGCTTACGCATTAGCAGAAGTAGAAGGATTCATTAAAGCAGCTATGTCAAAAGCAGATGTTAAAAACTTTGACTTAAGTAAAGTAACATTAGTAGCTGCTGCAGATTCTACTCACCCAGTAGCATCTTTAACACATGTTGCTGATGATAAATATACTTTAGTATTCTATTACACATTAAGTTCAGGTTTACAACAAAGTAACTCAGTAAATATTAGATTAGTTAAATAA
- a CDS encoding sigma-70 family RNA polymerase sigma factor, translating to MYIDFDTVAIRYQEMKEIAPTVLERLMPLILSSIARYYPLAKDRDDLVQELLVVVLEAMLDFRESHGAHALALIASRIKYHLLNKYKKKTEECTLGEDAFLVEDETSMDDFEALFRKDSLGNIFKSLTAEETQLIYLRYYTEMSFEDIGKELHCSKSTAHKKVTALLKKLRRKYKKYS from the coding sequence ATGTACATTGATTTTGATACAGTCGCAATCAGATACCAAGAGATGAAGGAAATAGCGCCCACAGTTTTAGAAAGGCTCATGCCACTTATACTTAGTAGCATCGCGCGCTACTACCCACTTGCAAAAGATAGAGACGACCTCGTGCAAGAGCTCCTAGTCGTAGTATTAGAAGCCATGCTAGACTTTAGAGAGAGTCACGGAGCACACGCCCTCGCCCTCATCGCCTCACGCATCAAGTACCACCTGCTTAATAAGTATAAGAAGAAAACCGAGGAGTGCACCCTAGGCGAAGACGCCTTCCTCGTAGAAGACGAAACAAGCATGGACGACTTCGAGGCACTCTTTAGAAAAGACAGCCTTGGTAATATATTTAAAAGCCTTACAGCCGAGGAGACCCAGCTTATCTACCTTAGATACTACACCGAGATGAGCTTCGAAGACATAGGCAAAGAACTCCACTGCTCCAAAAGCACCGCACACAAAAAAGTCACAGCACTACTAAAAAAGCTTAGACGCAAATATAAAAAATACAGCTAA
- a CDS encoding DUF1659 domain-containing protein, with product MMVKTSVKLFFDGMGKDNAVRKFSRTVNYVDNTASNEDLKVFKDAFTALLGKEINKLQKISVTDL from the coding sequence ATGATGGTTAAGACTTCTGTTAAATTATTCTTCGACGGCATGGGTAAGGACAACGCTGTAAGAAAGTTCTCTAGAACTGTAAACTACGTTGACAACACTGCTTCGAATGAGGACCTAAAGGTGTTTAAGGATGCTTTTACTGCTCTTTTAGGTAAGGAGATTAACAAACTACAAAAGATTAGTGTAACTGATCTATAG
- a CDS encoding DUF2922 domain-containing protein — protein sequence MKRLQLSFKCEDGKPYSMSVQDPKEGLTAEEVKNALKTIVEKSLLVNKNDSKVMLLVGAKNVETKTEVLF from the coding sequence ATGAAGAGATTACAATTAAGCTTTAAATGTGAGGACGGCAAGCCATATTCTATGTCTGTACAAGATCCTAAAGAGGGTCTTACAGCTGAAGAGGTTAAGAACGCACTAAAGACTATCGTTGAAAAGTCTTTACTTGTGAATAAGAACGACTCTAAGGTTATGTTGCTTGTTGGAGCGAAGAATGTTGAGACTAAGACTGAAGTCTTATTCTAA